The following coding sequences lie in one Heteronotia binoei isolate CCM8104 ecotype False Entrance Well chromosome 6, APGP_CSIRO_Hbin_v1, whole genome shotgun sequence genomic window:
- the CDK1 gene encoding cyclin-dependent kinase 1: MDDYTKIEKIGEGTYGVVYKGKHKATGQVVAMKKIRLESEEEGVPSTAIREVSLLKELHHPNIVCLQDVLMQDSRLYLIFEFLSMDLKKYLDSIPSGQYLDHMLVKSYLYQILQGIVFCHSRRILHRDLKPQNLLIDDNGVIKLADFGLARAFGIPVRVYTHEVVTLWYRSPEVLLGSARYATPVDIWSIGTIFAEMATKKPLFHGDSEIDQLFRIFRALGTPNNDVWPEVESLQDYKNTFPKWKPSSLSSQVKNLDEDGLDLLSKMLIYDPAKRISGRTALNHPYFDDLDKSKLPASRFKKC; the protein is encoded by the exons ATGGATGACTATACAAAAATAGAGAAGATTGGTGAAG GAACTTACGGTGTTGTATATAAAGGAAAACACAAAGCTACGGGCCAGGTGGTCGCCATGAAAAAGATCCGATTAGAGAGCGAAGAAGAAGGCGTTCCCAGCACTGCCATCCGTGAGGTTTCCTTATTGAAAGAGCTTCATCACCCCAATATAGTCTG TCTTCAGGATGTGCTTATGCAAGATTCCAGGCTCTACCTTATCTTTGAATTTCTTTCGATGGATCTCAAGAAATACTTGGACTCTATCCCATCTGGACAGTATCTAGACCACATGCTTGTTAAG AGTTACTTGTACCAAATCTTGCAAGGTATCGTGTTCTGTCATTCAAGAAGGATTCTGCACAGAGACCTGAAACCTCAGAACTTGTTAATAGATGACAATGGAGTAATCAAACTGGCTGACTTTGGGCTGGCTCGAGCTTTTGGTATCCCCGTGCGGGTTTACACACATGAG GTAGTCACCCTGTGGTACAGATCCCCAGAAGTGCTACTAGGCTCTGCACGTTACGCAACCCCTGTGGATATATGGAGCATAGGCACCATCTTTGCCGAAATGGCAACCAAGAAACCGCTCTTCCACGGGGACTCTGAAATCGACCAGCTCTTCAGAATTTTCAG AGCACTGGGGACACCCAACAACGATGTGTGGCCCGAAGTCGAGTCTCTGCAAGATTACAAGAACACGTTCCCCAAGTGGAAGCCCAGCAGCCTGTCGTCACAGGTCAAAAACCTGGATGAAGATGGCCTGGACCTGCTTTCT AAAATGTTAATCTACGACCCTGCAAAGAGAATTTCTGGTCGCACGGCCCTGAACCACCCATATTTTGACGACTTGGACAAATCTAAACTTCCAGCCAGTCGGTTCAAGAAATGCTAA